From the Myripristis murdjan chromosome 14, fMyrMur1.1, whole genome shotgun sequence genome, one window contains:
- the nop16 gene encoding nucleolar protein 16: MPKKASRRKQFNYNQDRKKLKKKFLKKQAPRIENSQIRNAWDNRKSMARNLQEMGLTFDPNRTLPIKKQRILPGGTGTTAPVPTVTKPYVLHQLEEEASRPEKDTKTLSTDLMEYAQHMIREHGDNYKAMARDEKNYYQDTPKQIKRKIDEYKRCHPQHFAAFMTSLASK, translated from the exons ATGCCGAAGAAAGCAAGCAGAAGAAAGCAGTTTAATTACAACCAAGACAGaaagaagctgaagaagaagttcCTGAAAAAACAAGCGCCGAGGATCGAAAA TTCACAGATCCGAAATGCGTGGGACAACAGGAAGTCCATGGCCAGGAACCTGCAGGAGATGGGACTGACATTTGACCCAAACCGCACTCTGCCAATAAAGAAACAGAGG ATCCTTCCTGGAGGGACAGGAACCACTGCTCCTGTGCCCACCGTGACAAAGCCATACGTTCTCCACC AGCTGGAAGAGGAGGCCAGTCGTCCAGAGAAAGACACCAAGACCTTGTCCACAGACCTGATGGAGTATGCTCAGCACATGATCCGAGAGCACGGCGACAACTACAAG GCCATGGCCCGAGACGAGAAGAACTACTACCAGGACACCCCCAAGCAGATCAAGAGGAAAATCGACGAGTACAAGCGCTGCCATCCGCAGCATTTCGCCGCTTTCATGACCTCGCTGGCGAGTAAATAG